The following proteins come from a genomic window of Anaerobutyricum hallii:
- a CDS encoding metallophosphoesterase family protein — MKLIHTADWHLGKNIEGYTRLEEQRQFLKDFIKICEDEQADMIIIAGDIYDNYNPSAIAEQLFYDTLKQLSRNGSCMTVVISGNHDNPDRLTASGPLARDHGIVMAGNPNSIITPGIYGQHEITESAPGYFHAIINNEEVDMLLVPFPSEKRLNEVYLNETDDETQKASSYGEKMSALFSSLKEHFHKDSIHLIASHLFVMDSIEDGSERSIQLGGSYMVGGDIFPETADYIALGHVHKPQKVPGCPNARYSGSPLPFNIKETSFHKQVISVELRAGSPCVIHELPLPVYKPIEIWHCENIEEAIEKCEENKERDCWVYLEIKTDHYIHEEDIKKMKTLKTDILSITPVLPENDSDDFSASDIKEQPFDELVKNFYRKRFQVDIGEETLALLMQIMEEN, encoded by the coding sequence ATGAAGTTAATCCACACTGCCGACTGGCATCTTGGAAAAAATATCGAAGGTTACACCCGCTTAGAGGAACAACGGCAGTTTTTAAAAGACTTTATAAAAATATGTGAAGATGAACAAGCAGATATGATTATTATTGCCGGAGATATTTATGATAATTATAATCCGTCTGCCATAGCGGAACAGCTTTTTTATGATACATTAAAACAACTTTCAAGAAATGGCAGCTGTATGACGGTTGTGATTTCCGGAAATCATGATAATCCTGACCGCCTGACTGCCTCTGGACCACTCGCACGAGATCATGGCATTGTTATGGCCGGCAACCCAAATTCCATAATCACTCCCGGGATATATGGCCAACACGAAATTACAGAAAGTGCCCCGGGATATTTTCACGCAATTATAAATAATGAAGAAGTTGATATGCTTCTTGTTCCTTTTCCAAGTGAAAAAAGATTGAATGAAGTATATCTTAATGAAACAGACGATGAAACACAGAAAGCCTCTTCATATGGAGAAAAAATGTCTGCACTCTTCTCTTCTCTTAAAGAACATTTTCATAAAGATTCCATACATCTTATCGCAAGCCATCTCTTTGTAATGGACAGCATTGAAGATGGTTCCGAACGAAGTATACAGCTTGGAGGAAGCTATATGGTCGGAGGAGATATCTTTCCTGAGACAGCAGACTATATCGCTCTTGGACACGTCCATAAACCACAGAAAGTTCCCGGCTGTCCAAATGCAAGATACAGCGGCTCTCCACTTCCTTTTAATATTAAGGAAACTTCTTTTCATAAACAGGTTATCTCCGTAGAACTTCGTGCCGGCTCTCCCTGCGTTATTCATGAACTGCCGCTTCCTGTATATAAACCAATCGAAATATGGCATTGTGAAAACATTGAAGAGGCGATTGAAAAATGCGAAGAAAATAAAGAGCGGGACTGTTGGGTATACCTTGAGATCAAGACTGACCACTATATTCACGAAGAAGATATCAAAAAAATGAAGACATTAAAAACAGACATTCTATCAATCACTCCCGTTTTACCAGAGAATGACTCTGATGACTTTTCCGCCTCTGATATTAAAGAACAGCCATTTGATGAACTTGTTAAAAATTTTTACCGGAAAAGATTTCAGGTTGATATCGGAGAAGAGACACTCGCTCTTTTGATGCAGATTATGGAGGAAAATTAA
- a CDS encoding DMT family transporter, whose protein sequence is MKEQWMQKTGVVWFLAMICCLLWGSAFPCIKIGYKMFHIASADASSQLLFAGCRFFLAGFLVLLLGTSGKYKLKKMEIPMAMILAVFQTILQYVFFYMGLAHATGVKSSIINGANSFLVILIASLIFHQEKLTGPKIIGCVIGFAGVILVNLGGGGLDMSFHWNGEFFILVSTVSAACSSAFIKKFSTKANPVLLSGWQFMMGGTVLIVMGKIMGGKLRFEGIAPLFLLLYMACISAVAYTIWSLLLKYNPPSRIAVFGFMNPVFGVMLSALLLKEKGQAFSLAGLTSLVLVCIGIYIVNRENPLKEASPDKISA, encoded by the coding sequence TTGAAAGAACAATGGATGCAAAAGACAGGCGTTGTATGGTTTTTAGCTATGATATGCTGTCTGCTTTGGGGAAGTGCATTTCCCTGTATAAAAATAGGATACAAGATGTTTCATATTGCATCAGCAGATGCTTCATCACAGCTTTTGTTTGCAGGATGCCGATTTTTTCTTGCCGGTTTTCTTGTGCTTTTGCTTGGGACTTCCGGAAAGTATAAATTAAAAAAGATGGAAATTCCCATGGCAATGATACTGGCAGTTTTTCAGACAATATTACAATATGTATTCTTTTATATGGGACTGGCTCATGCAACAGGAGTAAAGTCTTCAATTATTAACGGAGCGAATTCCTTTCTGGTTATTTTAATTGCCAGCCTTATATTTCATCAGGAAAAGCTGACCGGACCGAAAATTATTGGCTGTGTTATTGGTTTTGCCGGAGTGATTCTTGTTAATCTTGGTGGCGGAGGATTAGATATGAGCTTTCACTGGAATGGAGAATTTTTCATACTTGTTTCCACAGTGTCCGCTGCGTGTTCTTCTGCATTTATTAAAAAGTTTTCTACAAAAGCAAACCCGGTTCTCCTTAGCGGCTGGCAGTTTATGATGGGTGGTACAGTGCTTATCGTTATGGGAAAAATAATGGGTGGAAAACTTCGTTTTGAGGGAATCGCACCATTGTTCCTGTTGCTGTATATGGCTTGTATTTCAGCGGTAGCTTATACAATCTGGTCTTTACTTTTGAAATATAATCCGCCCTCAAGAATTGCAGTATTTGGCTTTATGAATCCGGTGTTTGGTGTAATGCTATCAGCTCTTTTATTAAAAGAAAAAGGCCAGGCATTTTCATTAGCTGGCCTGACCTCATTAGTTCTTGTATGTATAGGAATTTATATTGTTAATCGGGAGAACCCTTTGAAAGAAGCATCGCCAGATAAGATTTCCGCGTAG
- a CDS encoding phosphoribosylaminoimidazolecarboxamide formyltransferase has protein sequence MKELELKYGCNPNQKPSRIYMEEGELPIQVLNGKPGYINFLDAFNGWQLVSELKKATGLPAATSFKHVSPAGAAVGLPLSDTLAKIYWVDDLGELSPLACAYARARGADRMSSYGDFIALSDVCDVSTANMIKREVSDGVIAPGYEPEALEILKSKKRGNYNVIQIDPAYIPAPIEKKQVFGITFEQGRNELNIDDKFFDNIVTENKELTEEAKRDLAISMITLKYTQSNSVCYVKDGQAIGIGAGQQSRIHCTRLAGQKADNWWLRQSPQVMGLQFKDEIRRADRDNAIDIYMGDEYMDVLADGVWENTFKVKPEVFTREEKRAWLDKLTDVALGSDAFFPFGDNIERAHKSGVKYIAQPGGSIRDDNVIETCDKYGIEMSFTGIRLFHH, from the coding sequence ATGAAAGAATTAGAGTTAAAATATGGATGTAACCCAAATCAGAAACCATCCCGGATTTATATGGAAGAGGGGGAACTCCCTATTCAGGTACTGAACGGAAAACCAGGTTATATTAACTTTTTAGATGCTTTTAATGGCTGGCAGCTTGTAAGCGAATTAAAAAAAGCAACGGGGCTTCCTGCTGCAACTTCTTTTAAACATGTATCTCCAGCCGGAGCAGCAGTAGGTCTTCCTCTTAGCGATACACTGGCTAAAATCTACTGGGTAGATGACCTTGGAGAATTATCTCCTCTTGCCTGTGCTTATGCAAGAGCCAGAGGAGCGGACCGTATGTCTTCCTACGGTGATTTTATCGCATTATCCGATGTATGTGATGTTTCTACAGCCAACATGATCAAAAGAGAAGTATCTGACGGTGTGATCGCTCCAGGATATGAACCAGAAGCACTTGAGATTTTAAAATCTAAAAAAAGAGGGAACTACAATGTAATTCAGATCGATCCAGCCTACATTCCGGCACCGATCGAGAAAAAACAGGTATTTGGAATCACTTTCGAGCAGGGAAGAAATGAATTAAATATCGATGATAAGTTCTTTGATAATATCGTTACAGAGAATAAAGAACTGACAGAAGAAGCGAAGAGAGATTTGGCTATTTCCATGATTACTTTAAAATATACACAGTCTAACTCTGTATGTTATGTAAAAGATGGACAGGCGATTGGTATTGGAGCAGGTCAGCAGTCCAGAATCCACTGTACACGTCTTGCAGGACAGAAAGCAGATAACTGGTGGCTTAGACAGTCCCCTCAGGTAATGGGACTTCAGTTCAAAGATGAGATTCGTCGTGCAGATAGAGACAATGCGATCGACATCTACATGGGAGATGAATACATGGATGTACTCGCAGACGGTGTATGGGAAAATACTTTCAAAGTAAAACCGGAAGTATTTACAAGAGAAGAAAAGAGAGCATGGCTTGATAAACTTACAGATGTAGCATTAGGCTCTGATGCTTTCTTCCCGTTTGGTGATAATATCGAACGTGCACATAAGAGTGGTGTAAAATACATTGCACAGCCAGGAGGATCTATCCGCGATGACAATGTAATCGAAACATGTGATAAATACGGAATCGAAATGTCATTCACAGGAATTCGCTTATTCCACCACTAA
- a CDS encoding AAA family ATPase, with protein sequence MRPLQLKLTGINSYREEQIIDFETLTSQGLFGIFGPTGSGKSSILDAMTLALYAKLPRDTKNFINTNKKKANVSFLFSITTDKTRKYLAERSFRYHTGNSVSTVRNTTGRLILYEGDTETVLADKPTEVTNECIRLLGLTSEDFMRTVVLPQGQFSEFLRLKNKERRVMLQRIFHLEKYGIELTGKIARARQKQDLLLSTLSGEKKGYEDVSSQKLSSLKKEKKENTKQCATLSEQLTVLEKNFEETNELFSLQQELSPLEEQKKENEKTLSSIKQKEKQLDTAKKANQLRSFSDQVSQTKSICEEAEKRLQHIQKEVDSLHVAFEAAKKAYDEVHLSQKETLPALQKEEQLLENSLSTINTIQSWSKSQKDYERQNQELLKTLSPLKEKQQSQLKKEEDIRKQIEHIEVELDADKITAEKKALLEQGNIMEETYREKHQNYTTNSEALSDLKAKIITEKEAFALKKKQLEYSYIQLSHRLSYLEKQHSDLTEKLTDFREKEIQNKQQQKLLQQNHMAQLLREELQEGVVCPVCGIPYEKHDLPTESSPFSLKDLEETQKNLEKNIQQLQNRIMQIEKEFASLNTQLPNLKEALEITTQNDLSDMISAPDLQKKTPNNPPIVPDYSAISRQHAEYLQAKGHLQQQENQYTEQNTLLKEQHATLQNYVEKIFSLRKENNIENFSIALKNLRNREEHHQKQEKALKEKRLSLEILLSEKDSLSSQIISLENESSSLTATIDNCKKVIAEQTEKIPKQFSFDMDFPLALNKVKEKQENIKTCFSKAEKVYQNKQKELQQKREELGSCESTAASSHTHLKQMTQLYQNQKNMLGFKEEEQPECYYMEEIQINQLHNEIDTYYTSARKTEEQILYLKNKLGNRHIEEEDWRRQKEERDSARNQINTLTSSLLLLDHQIQEMTERLTEKQKLEEQWEKETHKKDMIKELEQLFKGNAFIEYVAQAKLAYIAREASVILSKISGGNYTLEINESAEFIIRDNKNGGAIRPSDTLSGGEMFITSLALALALSSSIQLNGAAPLEFFFLDEGFGSLDDDLLDTVMNSLEQLQSKKRSIGIISHVEAIQTRVPVKLLVTPSDLSQKGSQITLEYS encoded by the coding sequence ATGAGACCACTTCAATTAAAACTAACCGGCATTAATAGTTACCGAGAAGAACAGATCATTGATTTTGAAACACTGACTTCGCAGGGACTTTTCGGAATTTTTGGTCCTACCGGAAGCGGAAAGTCCAGCATTTTAGATGCGATGACTCTTGCCTTATATGCAAAACTCCCCCGCGATACTAAAAACTTTATCAATACCAACAAAAAAAAAGCTAACGTTTCCTTTCTTTTTTCCATCACAACAGACAAGACACGCAAATACTTAGCAGAACGTTCTTTTCGCTATCACACAGGAAATAGCGTTTCTACAGTAAGAAATACAACCGGACGTCTTATCTTGTATGAAGGTGATACCGAAACTGTTTTAGCCGACAAACCTACAGAAGTTACAAATGAATGTATCCGTCTTCTTGGACTTACAAGTGAAGACTTTATGAGGACTGTCGTTCTTCCGCAGGGGCAGTTCAGTGAATTTCTCCGTCTGAAAAATAAAGAACGGCGCGTTATGCTCCAGCGTATTTTTCACCTTGAAAAATACGGAATAGAACTTACCGGTAAAATTGCCCGCGCAAGGCAAAAACAAGATTTACTTTTAAGTACTCTTTCCGGAGAAAAAAAGGGATATGAAGATGTCTCTTCCCAGAAGCTTTCTTCATTGAAAAAAGAAAAAAAAGAAAATACTAAACAGTGTGCCACACTCTCTGAACAGCTCACTGTTTTAGAAAAAAACTTTGAAGAAACAAATGAACTTTTCTCCTTACAGCAGGAACTTTCTCCCCTAGAAGAACAAAAAAAAGAAAATGAAAAGACACTTTCTTCCATAAAACAAAAGGAAAAACAGCTTGATACTGCAAAAAAGGCCAATCAGCTTCGTTCTTTTTCTGATCAGGTCTCACAGACAAAAAGCATTTGTGAAGAAGCAGAAAAAAGATTGCAGCATATTCAAAAAGAAGTAGATTCTCTTCACGTTGCTTTTGAAGCAGCAAAAAAAGCATATGATGAAGTCCATCTATCACAAAAAGAAACTCTCCCTGCCCTTCAAAAAGAAGAGCAATTATTAGAAAACTCTCTATCCACTATCAACACAATACAATCCTGGTCTAAATCACAAAAAGATTACGAAAGGCAAAACCAGGAACTTTTAAAAACATTGTCTCCTTTAAAAGAAAAACAGCAAAGCCAATTAAAAAAAGAAGAAGACATTCGAAAACAGATTGAACACATAGAAGTGGAACTGGATGCAGACAAAATCACTGCTGAAAAAAAAGCGCTTTTAGAACAGGGAAATATCATGGAAGAAACCTATCGGGAAAAGCATCAGAACTATACAACAAATTCAGAAGCGTTATCTGACTTAAAAGCAAAGATCATAACAGAAAAAGAAGCCTTTGCTCTCAAAAAAAAGCAATTAGAATACAGCTATATACAACTTTCCCATCGACTTTCTTATTTAGAAAAACAACATTCTGATCTTACCGAAAAATTAACTGATTTTAGAGAGAAAGAAATTCAAAACAAGCAACAGCAAAAATTATTGCAGCAAAATCATATGGCTCAGCTTTTACGCGAAGAATTACAAGAAGGCGTGGTCTGTCCCGTCTGCGGTATTCCTTATGAAAAACATGATCTGCCAACAGAATCTTCCCCATTTTCGTTGAAAGATCTCGAAGAAACGCAAAAAAATCTAGAAAAAAATATACAGCAATTGCAGAATAGAATCATGCAGATTGAAAAAGAATTTGCCTCTCTAAATACACAACTCCCAAATCTAAAAGAGGCTCTGGAAATCACTACCCAAAACGATCTCTCTGATATGATTTCTGCCCCTGATCTACAGAAAAAAACTCCGAATAATCCCCCTATCGTACCGGATTATTCTGCCATTTCCAGACAGCATGCTGAATATTTACAGGCAAAAGGACACCTTCAACAGCAGGAAAACCAGTATACAGAGCAGAACACACTCCTGAAAGAACAGCACGCTACCCTCCAAAACTATGTAGAAAAAATATTTTCTCTTCGAAAAGAAAATAACATCGAAAATTTTTCTATTGCTCTTAAAAACCTTCGAAATAGGGAAGAACATCATCAAAAACAAGAAAAAGCTTTAAAAGAAAAACGCCTTTCTTTAGAAATCCTCCTTTCTGAGAAAGATAGTCTTTCTTCCCAGATTATATCTTTGGAAAATGAAAGTTCATCCCTCACTGCAACCATTGATAACTGCAAAAAAGTAATTGCAGAACAAACCGAAAAAATTCCAAAACAGTTCTCTTTCGATATGGATTTTCCTCTGGCATTAAATAAGGTCAAAGAAAAACAGGAAAATATCAAAACTTGTTTTTCCAAAGCAGAAAAAGTCTACCAAAACAAACAAAAAGAACTGCAGCAAAAACGAGAAGAACTTGGCTCCTGCGAAAGCACTGCCGCTTCTTCACATACACATTTAAAGCAAATGACGCAGCTTTATCAAAACCAAAAAAATATGCTCGGTTTTAAAGAAGAGGAACAGCCTGAATGTTACTACATGGAAGAAATACAAATAAATCAACTTCACAACGAAATTGACACCTACTATACTTCTGCAAGAAAAACCGAAGAACAAATTCTTTATTTAAAAAATAAGCTTGGAAATCGTCATATTGAAGAAGAAGACTGGCGCAGACAAAAAGAAGAACGGGACTCTGCCAGAAACCAAATTAATACTCTAACTTCTTCCCTTCTCCTTTTAGACCATCAGATTCAGGAGATGACAGAAAGACTCACTGAAAAGCAAAAATTAGAAGAACAATGGGAAAAAGAAACACATAAAAAAGATATGATAAAAGAATTAGAACAGCTTTTCAAGGGAAACGCTTTCATTGAATATGTGGCCCAGGCAAAGCTTGCCTATATCGCCAGAGAAGCTTCCGTCATTCTCTCAAAGATATCTGGTGGAAACTACACTCTCGAAATTAACGAATCCGCTGAATTTATTATACGGGATAATAAGAACGGCGGTGCCATACGCCCTTCCGATACTCTTTCCGGCGGAGAAATGTTTATTACATCCCTCGCATTAGCATTAGCGCTTTCTTCCTCCATCCAGCTTAATGGAGCTGCACCACTTGAATTTTTCTTCTTAGATGAGGGATTCGGAAGTTTAGATGACGATCTGTTAGACACTGTTATGAATAGTTTAGAACAGCTTCAATCCAAAAAGAGAAGTATTGGCATCATCAGTCATGTAGAGGCCATTCAGACAAGAGTTCCCGTAAAGCTCCTTGTCACTCCATCAGATCTATCACAAAAAGGCAGCCAGATTACATTAGAATATTCCTAA
- the pta gene encoding phosphate acetyltransferase, whose product MFKKLSEQLKANPRTIVFTEGTDARILEAADKLTAEGVLGVILLGKADEVKAAAKETGFNIDKCQIIDPEQYADIDAMVDEMVTLRKGKMTPEQVRDALSKSNYFGTMLVKMGKADCLLGGATYSTADTVRPALQLIKTKPGNKIVSSCFIMVKGDKKLAMGDCAINIAPNEDELAEIAIETAKTAKIFGIDPKVAMLSYSTYGSGKGEMVTLMANATKKVKEMAPDLDIDGELQFDAAVAPEVAKVKCAGSTVAGQANTFIFPEISAGNIGYKIAARLGEYEAIGPVLQGLNAPINDLSRGCNAQEVYKMALVTAALS is encoded by the coding sequence ATGTTTAAAAAATTATCAGAGCAGTTAAAAGCAAACCCACGTACTATTGTTTTTACAGAAGGAACAGATGCCCGTATTCTTGAAGCAGCAGATAAACTTACAGCAGAGGGAGTTCTTGGTGTTATTCTTCTTGGAAAGGCTGACGAAGTAAAGGCAGCAGCAAAAGAAACCGGATTTAATATTGATAAATGTCAGATCATTGATCCGGAACAGTATGCTGATATTGATGCGATGGTTGATGAGATGGTAACATTAAGAAAAGGCAAGATGACACCGGAACAGGTTCGCGATGCTCTTTCTAAATCAAACTATTTTGGAACAATGTTAGTAAAGATGGGTAAGGCTGATTGTCTGTTAGGAGGAGCAACTTATTCTACAGCAGATACAGTACGTCCTGCATTACAGTTAATTAAAACAAAACCAGGTAACAAGATTGTAAGCTCCTGCTTTATCATGGTAAAAGGTGATAAGAAGTTAGCAATGGGAGATTGTGCAATTAACATTGCTCCAAATGAAGATGAATTAGCAGAGATCGCTATTGAGACTGCAAAGACAGCAAAAATCTTTGGTATTGATCCAAAGGTTGCTATGTTATCTTATTCTACATATGGCTCTGGAAAGGGCGAGATGGTAACATTAATGGCGAATGCTACAAAGAAAGTAAAAGAGATGGCGCCAGACTTAGATATTGACGGTGAGCTTCAGTTTGATGCAGCGGTAGCACCGGAAGTTGCAAAAGTAAAATGTGCAGGTTCTACAGTAGCAGGACAGGCAAATACTTTTATCTTCCCAGAAATCAGTGCAGGTAATATCGGATATAAGATTGCTGCACGTCTTGGTGAATATGAAGCAATCGGACCAGTTCTTCAGGGACTTAATGCACCGATCAATGATTTAAGTCGTGGATGTAATGCACAGGAAGTTTATAAAATGGCACTTGTTACAGCAGCATTAAGCTAA
- a CDS encoding glycerol dehydrogenase, producing MANIIISPAKYVQGKGELANIAQYATKLGKKPFILISESGKKRVGGIIEDSFKETGCELVFEAFHGECSKNEINRLVAIVKEKGCDMVIGVGGGKIFDTAKAVAYYVNSPVIVCPTIAATDAPCSALTVVYTDDGVFEEYLWLPANPNLVLVDTDIIAKAPARLLVSGMGDALATYFEAKACQASNATSCAGGHITIAAITLAKVCYQTLIEEGVKAKLAVEADVCTTAVEKVIEANTLLSGMGFESGGLAGAHAIHNGLTCIKECHHLYHGEKVAFGTLTQLVLENADEDLLDEVITFCMDVGLPTTFADLGIENPDKDALMEAATLAASPDDTLGNEPFEVTPEKVYAAMVAADALGRYYKGF from the coding sequence ATGGCAAACATTATTATCAGTCCAGCGAAGTACGTGCAGGGAAAGGGAGAGCTTGCGAATATTGCGCAGTACGCTACAAAGCTTGGAAAGAAGCCTTTTATTTTAATTAGTGAAAGCGGAAAGAAACGTGTTGGTGGAATTATCGAAGATAGTTTCAAAGAGACAGGATGTGAACTTGTTTTTGAAGCATTTCATGGGGAATGTTCTAAAAACGAGATTAACCGCCTGGTTGCTATCGTAAAAGAAAAAGGCTGCGATATGGTTATCGGTGTCGGCGGCGGAAAGATTTTTGATACAGCAAAAGCCGTTGCTTATTATGTGAACAGTCCGGTTATCGTATGTCCTACCATTGCCGCAACAGATGCACCTTGTTCTGCCCTTACTGTAGTTTATACAGATGATGGCGTATTTGAAGAATACTTATGGTTACCGGCAAATCCAAATCTTGTTTTAGTAGATACCGATATTATCGCAAAGGCTCCGGCGAGACTGTTAGTTTCCGGTATGGGTGATGCACTTGCAACATATTTTGAAGCAAAAGCCTGTCAGGCAAGCAATGCAACTAGCTGTGCAGGTGGTCATATTACAATTGCAGCGATTACTTTGGCAAAAGTTTGCTATCAGACATTAATAGAAGAAGGTGTAAAAGCAAAACTTGCAGTAGAAGCTGATGTATGTACTACAGCAGTAGAAAAAGTAATTGAAGCAAACACACTGTTATCTGGTATGGGATTTGAAAGTGGCGGATTAGCTGGCGCACATGCCATCCATAACGGCCTGACATGTATTAAAGAATGTCACCATTTATATCATGGAGAAAAAGTTGCATTTGGTACATTAACACAGCTTGTACTTGAGAATGCCGATGAAGATTTATTAGATGAAGTAATTACTTTCTGCATGGATGTTGGACTTCCTACTACATTTGCAGATCTTGGAATCGAGAATCCAGATAAGGATGCTCTTATGGAAGCAGCAACATTAGCAGCTTCCCCAGATGACACATTAGGTAATGAACCATTTGAAGTTACACCAGAGAAGGTATACGCAGCAATGGTTGCAGCAGATGCCTTAGGAAGATACTACAAAGGTTTTTAA
- the cyaB gene encoding class IV adenylate cyclase → MIEVEIKLPLFRRSVTERTLTEFGFKPGNLVKESDFYFTSDFHDFMKTDEALRIRTCDNFNTRETASFLTYKGAKLDTVSTTRKELETRIDDAETTREILISLGYKRLYPVTKLRQYYHKGMMTACVDQVEGLGSFLELEILVNTLEEKENALQSIEALLLDMGSSLRETTRKSYLAMLLSKGSPD, encoded by the coding sequence ATGATTGAAGTAGAAATTAAACTTCCTCTGTTCCGAAGATCTGTAACGGAACGGACGTTAACAGAGTTTGGATTTAAACCCGGCAATCTGGTGAAAGAATCGGATTTTTATTTTACCAGCGATTTTCATGATTTTATGAAAACAGACGAAGCACTTCGCATACGAACATGCGATAACTTTAACACAAGAGAAACAGCTTCTTTCCTCACCTATAAAGGGGCGAAGCTTGATACTGTTTCCACAACAAGAAAAGAATTGGAAACCCGCATAGACGATGCAGAAACTACAAGGGAGATTCTTATCTCCCTTGGTTACAAAAGACTCTATCCGGTTACGAAGCTCCGTCAGTATTACCATAAAGGAATGATGACTGCCTGCGTAGACCAGGTAGAGGGGCTTGGTTCTTTTTTGGAACTGGAAATTCTCGTAAACACTCTGGAAGAAAAAGAAAATGCCCTGCAAAGCATCGAGGCACTTCTCTTAGATATGGGCAGCAGCCTGAGAGAAACTACGCGGAAATCTTATCTGGCGATGCTTCTTTCAAAGGGTTCTCCCGATTAA
- a CDS encoding IMP cyclohydrolase, whose protein sequence is MKMISIEKELKENSYPGRGIIVGRSEDGKKAAIAYFIMGRSSNSRNRIFVEDGEGIRTQAFDPSKLEDPSLIIYAPVRVLGNKTIVTNGDQTDTIYEGMDKQLTFEQSLRSREFEPDGPNYTPRISAVLHLEKGKFNYAMSILKSNNGNPESCNRYTFAYSDVPAGEGHFISTYMHDGNPLPSFEGEPKWMAIPDDMDAFADTLWNSLNEENKVSLFVRYIDIATGKYESKIINKNK, encoded by the coding sequence ATGAAAATGATTTCAATCGAAAAAGAACTGAAAGAGAATTCTTATCCGGGAAGAGGAATTATTGTCGGACGTTCCGAAGACGGAAAAAAGGCAGCAATTGCTTATTTTATTATGGGAAGAAGTTCGAACAGCCGTAACCGTATTTTTGTGGAAGACGGGGAAGGTATTCGTACACAGGCATTTGATCCGTCAAAGTTAGAAGATCCAAGCCTTATTATCTATGCGCCAGTGAGAGTGCTTGGTAATAAAACAATCGTGACAAACGGGGATCAGACAGACACCATTTATGAAGGAATGGATAAACAGCTTACATTCGAGCAGTCTTTACGTTCCAGAGAATTTGAGCCGGACGGACCAAACTATACTCCTAGAATTTCAGCAGTTCTTCATTTGGAAAAGGGCAAATTCAATTATGCAATGTCTATTTTAAAGAGCAATAACGGTAATCCGGAAAGCTGTAATCGCTACACATTTGCATATAGTGATGTTCCGGCAGGAGAGGGTCATTTCATTTCCACTTATATGCATGATGGTAATCCTTTACCAAGCTTTGAAGGAGAGCCAAAGTGGATGGCAATTCCAGATGATATGGATGCATTTGCAGATACTCTCTGGAACAGTTTGAATGAAGAGAATAAAGTTTCTTTATTTGTACGTTATATTGACATTGCAACAGGAAAATATGAATCTAAAATTATTAATAAAAATAAGTAA